A genomic segment from Pseudomonas sp. S09G 359 encodes:
- a CDS encoding peptidylprolyl isomerase: MTQVKLTTNHGDIVIELNAEKAPITVANFIEYVNAGHYENTVFHRVIGNFMVQGGGFEPGMKEKKDKRPSIQNEADNGLSNDKYTVAMARTMEPHSASAQFFINVADNAFLNHSGKNVQGWGYAVFGKVTEGQDVVDKIKGVATTSKAGHQDVPAEDVIVEKAEIVG, from the coding sequence ATGACTCAAGTCAAACTGACCACCAACCACGGTGACATCGTCATCGAGCTGAACGCCGAAAAAGCGCCGATCACCGTCGCCAACTTCATCGAGTACGTGAACGCTGGCCACTACGAAAACACCGTTTTCCACCGTGTTATCGGCAACTTCATGGTCCAGGGCGGCGGTTTCGAGCCTGGCATGAAAGAAAAGAAAGACAAGCGCCCAAGCATCCAGAACGAAGCGGACAACGGCCTTTCCAACGACAAGTACACCGTCGCCATGGCCCGTACCATGGAGCCGCATTCGGCCTCCGCGCAGTTCTTCATCAACGTGGCCGACAACGCCTTCCTCAACCACAGCGGCAAGAACGTGCAGGGCTGGGGCTACGCGGTATTCGGTAAAGTCACCGAAGGCCAGGACGTCGTTGACAAGATCAAAGGCGTGGCGACTACCTCCAAGGCCGGTCACCAGGACGTACCAGCAGAAGACG
- the cysS gene encoding cysteine--tRNA ligase has protein sequence MLTIYNTLSKTKEVFKPLDGNKVRMYVCGMTVYDYCHIGHGRSMVAFDLVTRWLRFSGYDLTYVRNITDIDDKIINRANENGESFDALTERMIAAMHEDEARLNILKPDMEPRATDHIPGMHAMIQTLIDKGYAYAPGNGDVYYRVAKFMGYGKLSRKKIEDLRIGARIEVDEAKQDPLDFVLWKATKPGEPSWESPWGAGRPGWHIECSVMSTCCLGETFDIHGGGSDLEFPHHENEIAQSEAATGKTYANAWMHCGMIRINGEKMSKSLNNFFTIRDVLEKYHPEVVRYLLVSSHYRSAINYSEDNLKDAKGALERFYHALKGLPAVAPAGGEAFVARFTEVMNDDFGTPEACAVLFEMVREINRLRESDLDAAAGLAARLKELASVLGVLQMEADDFLQAGAEGRVDAEQVDALIQARLAARANKDWAESDRIRDQLTAMGVVLEDGKGGTTWRLADQA, from the coding sequence GTGCTAACGATTTACAACACGCTCAGCAAGACCAAAGAAGTCTTCAAGCCGCTGGATGGCAACAAGGTGCGCATGTACGTGTGCGGCATGACCGTGTACGACTACTGCCACATCGGCCACGGCCGCAGCATGGTTGCCTTCGACCTGGTGACCCGCTGGTTGCGTTTCAGTGGCTATGACTTGACCTATGTGCGCAACATCACCGACATCGACGACAAGATCATCAACCGCGCCAACGAAAACGGCGAGTCGTTTGACGCGCTGACCGAGCGCATGATTGCCGCGATGCACGAGGATGAGGCACGCCTCAACATCCTCAAGCCGGACATGGAGCCGCGCGCCACGGACCACATCCCTGGCATGCACGCGATGATCCAGACCCTGATCGACAAGGGTTACGCCTACGCTCCGGGCAATGGCGACGTGTACTACCGCGTCGCCAAGTTCATGGGCTACGGCAAGCTGTCACGAAAAAAGATCGAAGACCTGCGCATCGGCGCGCGTATCGAAGTCGACGAAGCCAAGCAGGACCCGCTGGATTTCGTGCTGTGGAAGGCGACCAAGCCCGGCGAGCCGAGCTGGGAGTCGCCATGGGGCGCGGGCCGTCCGGGCTGGCACATCGAATGCTCGGTGATGTCCACCTGCTGCCTGGGTGAGACTTTCGACATTCATGGCGGCGGCAGCGACCTTGAATTCCCGCACCACGAGAACGAGATCGCCCAAAGCGAAGCGGCCACCGGCAAGACCTACGCCAACGCCTGGATGCACTGCGGCATGATCCGCATCAATGGCGAGAAGATGTCCAAGTCCTTGAACAACTTCTTCACCATCCGCGACGTGCTGGAAAAGTATCACCCGGAGGTTGTGCGTTACCTGTTGGTGTCGAGCCACTACCGCAGTGCCATCAACTACTCGGAAGACAACCTCAAGGACGCCAAGGGCGCCCTGGAGCGTTTCTACCACGCATTGAAAGGCTTGCCTGCAGTAGCGCCGGCTGGCGGCGAAGCGTTCGTGGCACGGTTTACCGAAGTGATGAACGACGACTTTGGCACACCGGAAGCGTGCGCGGTGCTGTTCGAGATGGTGCGCGAGATCAACCGCCTGCGCGAGAGCGATCTCGACGCGGCGGCTGGGCTTGCTGCGCGCCTGAAAGAACTGGCCAGCGTGCTGGGCGTGTTGCAGATGGAAGCCGATGACTTCCTGCAAGCCGGTGCCGAAGGGCGTGTGGATGCGGAGCAAGTGGATGCGCTGATCCAGGCGCGTCTGGCGGCGCGTGCCAATAAAGACTGGGCGGAGTCCGACCGTATCCGTGACCAACTGACCGCGATGGGTGTGGTGTTGGAAGACGGGAAGGGTGGGACAACGTGGCGGTTGGCTGATCAGGCTTGA
- a CDS encoding glutamine--tRNA ligase/YqeY domain fusion protein encodes MSKPTVDPTSNSKAGPAVPVNFLRPIIQADLDSGKHTQIVTRFPPEPNGYLHIGHAKSICVNFGLAQEFGGVTHLRFDDTNPAKEDQEYIDAIESDIKWLGFEWSGEVRYASKYFDQLFDWAVELIKAGKAYVDDLSPEQAKEYRGTLTEPGKNSPFRDRSVEENLDWFARMRAGEFPDGARVLRAKIDMASPNMNLRDPIMYRIRHAHHHQTGDKWCIYPNYDFTHGQSDAIEGITHSICTLEFESHRPLYEWFLDSLPVPAHPRQYEFSRLNLNYTITSKRKLKQLVDEKHVHGWDDPRMSTLSGFRRRGYTPASIRNFCDMVGTNRSDGVVDFGMLEFSIRQDLDANAPRAMCVLRPLKVVITNYPEDKVDNLELPRHPQNEALGVRKLPFAREIYIDRDDFMEEPPKGYKRLEPNGEVRLRGSYVIRADEAIKDADGNIVELRCSYDPETLGKNPEGRKVKGVIHWVPAAASIECEVRLYDRLFRSPNPEKAEDSASFLDNINPDSLQVLTGCRAEPSLGDAQPEDRFQFEREGYFCADIKDSKPGRPVFNRTVTLRDSWGQ; translated from the coding sequence ATGAGCAAGCCCACTGTCGACCCTACCTCGAATTCCAAGGCCGGACCTGCCGTCCCGGTCAATTTCCTGCGCCCGATCATCCAGGCGGACCTGGATTCGGGCAAGCACACGCAGATCGTCACCCGCTTCCCGCCAGAGCCCAACGGCTACCTGCACATCGGTCACGCCAAGTCGATCTGTGTGAACTTCGGCCTGGCCCAGGAGTTCGGTGGCGTCACGCACCTGCGTTTCGACGACACCAATCCGGCCAAGGAAGACCAGGAATACATCGACGCCATCGAAAGCGACATCAAGTGGCTGGGCTTCGAATGGTCCGGTGAAGTGCGCTATGCGTCCAAGTATTTCGACCAGTTGTTCGACTGGGCCGTCGAGCTGATCAAGGCCGGCAAGGCCTATGTGGACGACCTGAGCCCGGAACAGGCCAAGGAATACCGTGGCACCCTGACCGAGCCGGGCAAGAACAGCCCGTTCCGCGACCGTTCGGTGGAAGAGAACCTCGACTGGTTCGCCCGCATGCGCGCCGGTGAGTTCCCGGACGGCGCCCGCGTGCTGCGCGCCAAGATCGACATGGCCTCGCCGAACATGAACCTGCGCGACCCGATCATGTACCGCATCCGCCACGCCCATCACCACCAGACCGGCGACAAGTGGTGCATCTACCCCAACTACGACTTCACCCACGGTCAGTCGGACGCCATCGAAGGCATCACCCACTCCATCTGCACCCTGGAGTTCGAAAGCCATCGCCCGCTGTACGAATGGTTCCTCGACAGCCTGCCGGTACCGGCGCACCCGCGTCAGTACGAATTCAGCCGTCTGAACCTGAACTACACCATCACCAGCAAGCGCAAGCTCAAGCAACTGGTGGACGAAAAGCACGTGCATGGCTGGGATGACCCGCGCATGTCCACGCTGTCGGGCTTCCGCCGTCGCGGCTACACCCCGGCGTCGATCCGCAACTTCTGCGACATGGTCGGCACCAACCGTTCCGACGGCGTGGTCGACTTCGGCATGCTCGAATTCAGCATCCGCCAGGACCTCGACGCCAACGCCCCGCGCGCCATGTGCGTGCTGCGTCCGTTGAAAGTGGTGATCACCAACTACCCGGAAGACAAGGTCGACAACCTCGAGTTGCCGCGCCATCCGCAAAACGAAGCACTTGGCGTGCGCAAGCTGCCGTTCGCGCGTGAAATCTACATCGACCGCGATGACTTCATGGAAGAGCCGCCAAAAGGCTACAAGCGCCTGGAACCTAATGGCGAAGTGCGCCTGCGCGGCAGCTACGTGATCCGCGCCGACGAAGCGATCAAGGACGCCGATGGCAACATCGTTGAACTGCGTTGCTCCTACGACCCGGAAACTCTTGGCAAGAACCCTGAAGGCCGTAAGGTCAAAGGCGTGATCCACTGGGTGCCAGCCGCTGCCAGCATCGAGTGCGAAGTGCGTTTGTACGATCGCCTGTTCCGCTCGCCGAATCCTGAGAAGGCCGAAGACAGCGCGAGCTTCCTCGACAACATCAACCCTGACTCCCTGCAAGTGCTCACTGGTTGTCGTGCCGAGCCATCGCTTGGCGACGCACAGCCGGAAGACCGTTTCCAGTTCGAGCGCGAAGGTTACTTCTGCGCGGATATCAAGGACTCGAAACCAGGTCGGCCGGTATTCAACCGCACCGTGACCTTGCGTGATTCGTGGGGCCAGTGA